A stretch of DNA from Streptomyces sp. NBC_01197:
GGGCCGTCCCGCGGGGAGCGCATCAGCGCCCTCGCCCAGCAGCACGGCGCCCTGGTGACACTGATCGTCGCCGTGATCGCGGCCTCGCTGAGCTTCGACACCTTCCTCACCACCGACAACCTCGGCAACATGGCCGTCTCCTCGGCCTTCCTCGCCGTTGTGGCCCTGGGTATGACCTTCGTGATCATCACGGGCGGAATCGATCTGTCGGTGGGCTCGCTCTTCGCGCTGGGTGGCGTGCTCGGCGCGTGGGGTTCGCGGTACGGGACCCTGGTGGCCCTGCTCCTCCCGCTGGCGGTCTGCGGGCTGATCGGCCTGGTCAACGGCCTGTTGATCGCGAGGGCCAGGCTGGCGCCGTTCATTGTGACGCTCGCGTCCCTGCTGGCCGCACGCGGCATTCTGCTGGCGATCACCCATGAGGGCGCGACGACCTACCTGGTCGACGACACGTCGTTCTTCGCCCGTCTCGGCCAGGACAAGCTGCTCGGCGTCGGGGTGCCGGTCTGGATCACCGTGGTGCTCTTCGTGCTGGGAGCGGTGGTGCTGCGCCGCACGCGCTTCGGCCAGTACGTGTACGCGGTCGGCGGCAACGAGGACGCGGCCGCGCTGATGGGCGCCCCCGTCGCCCGTACGAAGACCACCGTGTACGCGCTCTCCGGGGTCTGCTCAGGGCTGGCGGGCGCGCTCAACGCGGCCTGGCTGGTCTCCGGTGTCACCATCCTCGGCTCGGGCATGGAGCTGGAGGCGATCTCGGCCGTCGTCATCGGCGGCACCCTGCTGAACGGCGGATTCGGCTTCATCAGCGGATCGCTCGTCGGTGTGCTGCTGCTGAAGGTCATCCAGAACGTCATCAACCAGATCGGCTCGCTGGACTCGGCCTACCAGCAGGTGGTCAGCGGCGCCTTCCTGGCGGCCGTGGTCATCGCCCAGACCTGGCTGGGCAGGCGCCGCAGGATGCTGTGACACCCGGCCCGGCCGCCCCCGGCGGCGGGTGAGGTCGCACGGGGCGGATCTCGGCCTCCCGCACGACCGCCGCGAGGACTACCTCCCGGGCGGGCGCGTACTGCTCTGGTAGTACGGAGGATTCGGTGCCTGGGTACGACGACATTCCGGCCGAAAGGAGAGATCGTTGAAACATGAGTGCCCTCGCGCTGTCCGTTCTGCTGTCGCTGGTCTCCGCGGTCGCGTATGCGGCCGGAGCCATCGTGCAGGAACGCGTCGCCGCGGCCACCCCCGGCAGCCCGTACGCACCCCTGCGTCATGGCGGCTGGTGGGCCGCCATGACGCTGAACGGCCTCGGAGCGGGACTGCACGTGGTCGCACTCGCCTACGGGCCGCTGAGTCTGGTACAGCCGCTCGGCGCGCTGACCATCGTCTTCGCGCTCCCGATGGCCGCCGTGTTCGTACGGCGCAAGGCGGGCGCTGCGGCCTGGCGCGGCGCGATCATGGCCGCTGTGGGTCTTGCGGGGCTGCTCGCGCTGACCGGCGGTGCGGACAGCGGCACGCTCCCGGGCGGTGAGCGGATCGTACTGGCGCTCGCGACCTTCGGCGGGATCGCGGTGCTCTTCCTGGCAGCCCTGCGTGTGCGCAAGCCCGTCGTGCGGAGCATCGTGCTGGCGACGGGCGCGGGTGTGGCCTTCGGCGCCGCGTCCGTCTTCACCAAGACCGTCGCGGTGGACCTGACCTCGCACGCGCCGACTGCCGAGTGGGCGAGCCTGCTGGCGATCGCCGGGTTCGCGGCGACCGGGGTACTGCTCTCGCAGGCGTCGTACCGGGGAGCCGGGCTCGCGGCCCCGCTGGCGACCGTCACTGTCGTCAACCCGGTCCTGGCCGCAGCGATCGGGGTCACGCTCTTCGGCGAGCAGTTCCGTTTCGGGGTGACCGGTACGGTGCTGGCGCTCGCCTGCGGTGTCGTGGCGGCGGGCGGGCTGATCCTGCTGACGACGGAGCGGCTCTCCGCGAGCCGGCCTGGGTCCGGCGACGGGCGCGGGTCACAGGACCGGCGGACCTCCGCCCACGTCCCGCCACCCGGCGGGCCGCCGGGACCGGCGCCGCGGCTGGTGGCCGCGCGCTCCCGGGCCAAGAAGGACGATCAGACGGCGACACCGCCCGCCCTGAGGTAGGCCAGCGGGTCGATGTCGCTGCCGTACGCCGGACCGGTCCGCGCCTCGAAGTGCAGATGCGGACCGGTGGCGTTCCCGGTCGACCCCGAGCGGGCGATGCGCTGTCCCTGCTGGACGTTCTGGCCCATCCGGACCGTCAGTGCGGACAGATGGGCGTACTGGGTGTACCTGCCGTTCGCGTGCCGGATGACCACCTGGTAGCCGTAGGCCCCGCCCCAGCCCGCGGCCACGACCCGGCCCGCGGCGACCGCCTTGACCGAGGTGCCGGTCGGGACCGGGAAGTCGATGCCGGTGTGGTGGCCGCTGGACCAGGAACCGCCGGACGCGCGGTAGGGCGTGGTGTGGTGGCCGGGTACGGGCGCGACCAGGGCGGTCGATGTCGCGGCCGGCGCCGTGGCGTGGTGTTTCGCGGGACTGGTCTTTGCGGGCCTGGTCTTTGCGGGCCTGGTCTTTGCGGGGCCGGTCTTCGCGGGGCCCGCGGTGTGCTCCGCCGCGTCTTTCTTCTGCTTCTGCTGCTCGCCGATACGCAGCCGCTGGCCGGGACGGATCAGGTCGGGGTCGGCGCCGACCACCGTGCGGTTCTGCTCGTACAACTGGTGCCAGCCTCCGCTGACGTCCTCGGCCTCGGCGATCCCGGAGAGCGAGTCGCCGCCGACCACTGTGTAGGCGTCGTGGTGCGCGGCGGGGGTCGTGGACACCGCCGGTCTCGCGGTCGGCACCGACGTGTGTTCCGGCTTCGCGGTCCGGGGCTTCGGTGCCGCTTCGCGCGACCCGCTGTTCCGCGTCCCTGTCCCCGTCCGCGTCCCTGTCCCCGTCCGTACGATGGTCTCCGGCGCGGCGTCGTCCCTGCTGAGCCCGGCCCGTACCGAGCAGATCGGCCAGGCGGTGGGCCCCTGCGCCCTGAGTACCTTCTCCGCGACCGCGATCTGTTGCCGCTCGGTCGCCAGATCCGCACGCGCGGCGTACACGCCACCGCCGTACGCCTGCCAGGTGGACCGGCTGAACTGCAGCCCGCCGTAGTAACCGTTGCCCGTGTTGATCTGCCAGTCACCGGTGGATTCGCAGCGCGCCACCTTGTCCCAGACGTCACCCGAGGCCGCGCCGGCCGATCCGGCGGTGAGCAGCGGGAGCGCGAGTCCGGCACCGCCGGCGGTGACCGCGAGCGAGGCACGGTTGATGCGGCCCGGCTCGTAACGGCGATGACGACCGGATGCGGCCATGCTGGGCTCCCCCACTCGCGCGTCGGGCACGCCCGTCGGTCACACCCGTCGGATATGCCTGCCGGATACGTCGCAGGGCGCAAAAGTAAGGCCGCTGTGGAGGAAATGACAAGAGTGCGTGTTCACGTAACCCGGCGGACGATCCCGGAGAGCGCATGCCGCGGGGCCCGGACCGTGACCCCGCATCGACAGGCGCGGGAGTGACAGACTCCGAGGTGGGGATCGGCGGCCGAGCGGTGCGTGAGCGCCGTGGCTCCGCCGCCCTCCCCGACGGTTTCCCGGTCACGCCCCTCGCCACATTCGGACCCGCAACGGAGCACCCATGACGGCAGGCAGCCCCAAGCATCAGATCGACACCAGCAAGCCGCACCCCGCGCGCGTCTACGACTATCTGCTGGGCGGCAAGGACCACTATCTCGTCGACCGTGAACTGGGCGAGAAACTGGCCGGCTTCATCCGGGTCGGAGCGGAAGAGAACCGGGCGTTCATGCACCGCGCCACCGCCTGGGCCGCGCATCAAGGCATCGACCAGTACCTGGACATCGGCACCGGGATCCCGACCGAGCCGAACCTCCACCAGATCGTCCAGGAGGTCATTCCTGCGGCCCGGGTCGTCTACGCGGACAACGACCCCATCGTGCTGCGCCACGCCGAGGCCCTGCTGGTCAGCACCCCGGAGGGCGCCACGCACTACATCCAGGCCGACGTCCGCGAACCGGATGTGATCCTCGAACACGCGCGCAGGTTCCTGGACTTCAGCCGGCCGGTAGCCCTGTCGCTCATCGCCATCATGCACTTCATCCTCGACGAGGAGGAGCCGTACGCGATCGTGCGGGAGCTGGTCGGCCACCTGCCGTCCGGCAGCTGCCTCATCCTCGCGCAGGCCAGTCTCGACTCGTTCCCGGAGGCCGAGGAGCATGTGGCCAGCACCTACTCCAGCCACATCCCCTTCCAGCCCAGGTCGCGCGCCGAGATCGTGCGGTTCTTCGACGGGCTCGATCCGGTGGAGCCGGGCGTGGTGACGGCACCCGAGTGGTTCAAGGGCGCCCCCGCACCCGAGTTCACGCCGTGCCCCGGCTATGTCGGCGTGGGGCTCGTCCCGTAGGCAGGTGGACCCGCGGGCAGGTGACACGCGAGCAGGCGGACGCCTCACCCTCAGGCCCGAAAAGGCCCGAAAGGCCCGAAAGGCAGGGCGCCCGGGCCTCGCAGGAGGCGGCGCATGACCACACTGCTCGGACAGCGCTACCGCACGGTGCTGCGGCTGCTGCCCGCGTACTACCGGGCCGAGCGGGAGGAGGAGATGGTCGAGACCTATCTGGACGACATGGATGAGACCGGCCAGGACCTCGCGCGCCCCGCCTGGGGAGAGGTGGCGAGCATCGCCGCCCTCTCGGTCCGCACCAGGCTCGGCAGCGCGGGCGCCCCGCCCCGCTACGCGGCCCTCGGATCAGCGGTGCGCCTCTTCGCCCTGCTCAGCGTGGCGCTCCTGGCGGCCGACGCCCTCACCGGACGGGCGCTTCCGGCGGCCTGGCTCAGCGGCGCCGGCCCCAAGGACCGGGCCGACTTCATGAAGACCTTCACCGGTCATGGGGTGCTCATGGGGGTGGCCCAGACCCTGCTGTGGGTGCTGCCGCTCGCCTGGCCGGTGGCGTACGCCGCGCTGCTGCGGGACCGCCGGCGGGCGGCGTTCACGCTCGCCCTGCTCGGGGCGGCGCCCTCACTCTGGTATCTCGTCGGCCGGCCGCTGGACCGGGGGCCCGGCGTGGCGCCGTCCGCGCTGACGGTCGTGACAGCCGCGACGGCCTGGCTGACGGTCGCGGCCGTGCGGTGCGGGTACCACTCGGACGCCCCGCCCGCCCGGCTGCCCTTCGCTCCGGCGGGCCCCACGCTGCTGGGCGCCTGTGTGCTCATGGGCGGTTCGATGGTGGTGTAGCCCCAGGGTGCGGACTCGGTCTGGGGCAGCGGCACCGTGGTCGTTACGGCGGGCATCGCCTGGTGGGTCGTACGGATCCGGCCGTCACGGCGCGGTTCGGGGACCGCCGAACCAGCCCTGCCACTCGCGCTGGCCGAGCCGCCGTTCTGGCCCAACGCTGCGCCCTGATGGGCCTGTTGACGGAGGCGCAGGCCCCGCGCTCCACCATCGACGGCGGCGAGATCCAGGCAGCGGCCCTGGCCGCACTGGTGGTGCCGCTGGCGGTCAGCGGTACCCGCGGTCTGCTCGCGCGGACGACGGCCACCGCCGCCCGTCCCGTCTCGCGAGCCTGACAGCGGGGCGGGGAACCGGGGGCCGGGTCGAGTAGCAGGCCGATCGGGCATCAAGGGCGGTTGAACGGGGATACGCCCCGGTGGAGTTGGGCAGCCGTCTCCCCGGAATGGCCCCGGTGCCCAGTACGCCGCCCGGCCCACAGATCCCGACAGGATCGCGTCGCCGGACGTACGGTCCGGGTATACGCCCAGGCGTCGCATCCCCCACGAGTCCGAGGAGTACGGCCAATGAGTGGAACAGCCCAGATCGGCGTCACGGGTCTCGCGGTGATGGGCCGCAACCTCGCCCGTAACTTCGCACGAAACGGATTCACCGTCGCGCTGCACAACCGCACGGCGGCCAGGACGCACGAGCTGGTGGAAGAGTTCGGCGAGGAGGGTGCCTTCGTGCCCGCGAACAGCCCGGAGGAGTTCGTCGCAGCCCTGGAACGCCCGCGCCGGCTGGTGGTCATGGTGAAGGCGGGCGACCCGACCGATGCGGTGATCCAGGAGTTCGCAGCGCTGCTGGAAGAGGGCGACGTCATCATCGACGGCGGCAACGCGCACTTCGCGGACACCAGGCGGCGCGAGAAGGAGCTGCGCAAGCGGGGGATCCACTTCGTCGGTACCGGCATCTCCGGCGGCGAGGAGGGAGCGCTCAACGGCCCGAGCATCATGCCGGGCGGCAGCAAGGAGTCCTACGCCTCACTCGGGCCGATGCTGGAGAAGATCTCCGCGAAGGCCAAGGACGGGGCGCCGTGTGTCACGCATATCGGCCCTGACGGCGCCGGACATTTCGTGAAGATGACGCACAACGGCGTCGAGTACGCCGACATGCAGCTCATCGGCGAGGCATACCAACTCCTCCGGGACGTGGCCGGTTACTCCGCCGCGCAGATCGCGGACATCTTCCGCACCTGGAACACCGGGCGCCTGGACTCCTACCTCATCGAGATCACCGCGGAGGTGCTCTCGCACGTCGACGCGGCGACCGGCAAGCCCTTCGTGGACGTGGTGCTCGACCAGGCGGAACAGAAGGGCACCGGCCGCTGGACCGTGCAGATCGCCCTCGACCTGGGCGTCCCCGTGTCCGCCATCGCGGAGGCCGTCTTCGCCCGCTCCGTCTCCGGACACGCCGCCTTCCGCGAGGCCTCACACCACCTCGTCGGACCGACCGCCCGCAAGCTCGGCGAAGCCGAGGCGACGGCTTTCGCCGCGCAGGTCGAGCAGGCCCTGTACGCCTCGAAGATCGTCTCGTACACCCAGGGATTCCACGAGATCGCGGCCGGCAGCGAGGAGTACGACTGGAACATCGACCTCGGCAAGGTCGCCGCGATCTGGCGCGGCGGCTGCATCATCCGGGCCGCGTTCCTCGACAGGATCACCAGCGCCTACGAAGCCCAGCCTCAGCTGCCGAGCCTCCTCTCCGACAAGAGCTTCGCCGACGAGATCGCCGCCGCGCAGGACGACTGGCGCGCCGTGATCGCCACCGCCGTCACCCAGGGCGTCCCCACCCCGGCCTTCGCCGCCACTCTCGCCTATTACGACTCGCTGCGCGCCGAACGCCTCCCCGCCGCCCTGACCCAGGGCCAGCGCGACTACTTCGGCGCACACACCTACCGCCGCGTCGACCGCGACGGCGTCTTCCACACGCTCTGGAGCGGCGACAAGTCCGAGGTCCAGAGCTGACCGGCGCTCACCGCGGCTGACGACGAGCCGACGTGCTCCGCACACCGCGCGTCCGAGCGGGCTCCGCGGAGCCCGCCGGTCGCACATCGGTGCGCCGTGGCTCAGACCTATGCCACGAGTGCTACTGGTCAGCGGTCCGACACGGGGCCGGGCTGCGGCTCCGGCGAGGGGTCCGGGCCAGGACCAGGCCCAGGCCCAGGCGACGGTGTCGGCTCGGGGCCGGGCGGCTGCGGTACGGGGTCGGGCAGCGGGTCGGGCAGCGGCGGCGGCTCGGGGGCCGGGCCGGGGCCGGGCGGCGGAGTCGGCGAGGGCGGCACAGGATCCGGACCGCCCGGATTCGGCGGCGCAGGGCGGGGATAAGGATGCGTCACGGTGGACCTCCCACAGTACGGTGCGTGTCCTCACCAATGTCTCCCGCTCCGCCTGCCCACGCGCGCCGGGTCAAACCAGCCCGGCCGCCGCACGCAGCCCGGAGAGCGGGCTCGACAGCACCGGCACGGCAGTGCTCGTACGGCCGACCGCGTCCGCCATGGAGACCTGGGCCAGCACGATCACATCGACGTCCTGCACGGCGTCGGCCGTGCGGGCCACCAGGTCCAGGTGTCCGTCGCGGTCCCCGGCCTCGAAGCGCTCCCAGGCGCCTTCCGCCAACAGGGGGAAGACGTCGGCGTCCGGGTCCGCCTCGTGGAGCAGCGCGGTGGTCGGCGCCAGTGTGCTCTCCACTGTGGCGACGACCGCGATCCGCGGCCCGACGGCCACCGCGGCGGCGGCCATGGGCCGGTCCACGCGCAGGACGGGCACCCCGGTCGCGGCGGAGGCCGCCTCGGCGATCCCGCCGATGGTCGAGCAGGTGCAGAGAACGGCGCCGGCGCCCGAGGCCACGGCTCCGGCCAGCACCCGCCGCACTTCGCCGCCGACCGATTCGGGGCCCCCCTCGCGTGCACCGGCCAGCAGGTTCTCGTGCACCAGGTGGCGCATCGGCAGACCCGGGAGGTCCCGGTCCCGCAGCGCTTCGAAGACCGGGACATGGACGGGCGAGGTGTGCAGGAGCGTGAGCATGCCGGAGATGGTAACGATGCCCGCACGGCGTGGCCGGAACGGGTTCCCGGCCGTACCGGTTACCGGCCAGTTGTGCGTGCCCGCGCTGTCAGACTCCGGCGGCCAGCGACCGGGCGTGCGGAGGGCGCACCTGGTCCGTTCCCGGTACGGGCGCGGATGCGTCGGCCCCGAGGGCGACAATCCGGTTGTCCGCGTCGACGTGCACGACGCTCGGCCGCAACGTACGCGCCTCGGCGTCGTCGACCTGGGCGTAGCTGATGAGGATCACCAGGTCGCCGGGGTGCACGAGGTGGGCGGCGGCCCCGTTGATGCCGATGACGCCCGAGCCGCGCTCGCCCTCGATGACGTAGGTCTCCAGACGGGCGCCGTTGTCGATGTCGACGATGTGCACGAGCTCGCCCGGCAGCAGGTCGGCGGCTTCCATCAGCGCGACGTCAATGGTGACGGACCCGACATAGTGCAGGTCGGCCTGGGTCACGGTTGCACGGTGGATCTTGGACTTGAACATGGTGCGCAGCATCAGGGCACTCCTGGCTCTAGGCTCCCTGCCTGCGTTTTTGCAGGTCAAGGGCTGTTTCGACACCCTACAACGAGTCGCATGTGCGGGCAGCTTTCCCCAGGCTTTTCAGGACTCACGCTGACCACTTGCTGCCTTTCCTGACACTACGTCAGGTGATCGGAGGAGGGCCATCCCCTCACGGATCCCACCGCGACGACGCCCCAAGCCTACGCAGCACCGCCGAAGGACGTCCGTGATCACGGTCACACGCACGGGCCGCCCGGGAGTCGGGCCACGCCCCAATAGCCACCTGCGACAAGCCCCCTCGCGTCCTCCCTTGCGTGTGGCGGCTTCCACTGCGGCCTTCAGCGGGCGGCCAGTTCCGTAAAAAGTCAGCAGGTCCGTTTCAGGTGCCGGGCGAAGGGTGTCCCCTACCAGCGGGTGCAGCAGCATGACCGGCAACGAGTCCAGTCAGGCCCGGAGTGCCAGGTCAACTCGACACTCCCTCCCGTCGGCGGTTGTGGCCCGCAGCGGCGGGGAGAGCGTTATCGATGAGGACGGCGGCGATCGCGGCGGCGGTGGGGAAGGCATCGGCGTCAAGGACCCGGGTGCGGGCAGCGGCGCCATCGATGAGCAGGGCGAGCTGCTCGCCGAGCTGCTCGGGGTCGGCCGCGCCGGCTTCGCGGGCGGTGTCGGCGAGCCGCGCGGCAACGGCCTTCTTGTAGTCGCGTGCGCACTGGGACGCGGGGTGCTGGGGGTCGTGGAGCTCCACGGCGGCAGCGATGTACGGGCACAGGGGTGTGTCTGGGGAGGTATCGAAGGCGGCGAGGAGCCGTTCGCGGGGGGTGAGGTCGGTGCGGTCGAACACGCCGGACAGCACGGAGGGGTCGAACCGGCGGAGGTATTCGGCGACGAGTTCGTCCTTGCCGCCGAAGTGCTGATAAGCCGTGCGCTTGGACACCTCGGCCGCCGCGCAGAGCTCGTTCATGCCGGTGCGGTTGATGCCCTGCTCGCGGAAGAGCTGCTGGGACGCGCTGATGATGCGCTCGCGGGCGCCCCGGCCGCGGCGGCTGCCCGTGGGGCCCTTCTCCAACTCCGTCATGGGTCCACCGTACCGCAGCCGGGTAACGACCGGTGTACATAGTTGCGCCCCGGCCCCGCACCGCCTACGTTAAGCACACAAGGCGGTGTACTTAACTCCGCCTTCCCAGGCACACACGGCACCACCGACCCAGGGGAATGACCATGGGAAAGCTCGACGGCAAGGTCGCGGTCATCACCGGCGGCACCACCGGCATGGCGCTGTCCGGCGCGAAGCTGTTCGTCGCTGAGGGAGCGCACGTCTTCATCACCGGCCGCCGCCAGGACGCCCTGGACGAGGCCGTGAAGCAGATCGGCCGCAACGTCACCGGCGTCCAGGGCGACGCCGCCGACCTGGACGACCTGGACCGCCTGTACGACACCGTCAAGAGGGAGAAGGGAAGCCTCGACGTGCTGTGGGCCAGCGCGGGCGGGGGCGAGCCCGCCCCGCTCGGCGAGATCACCGAGGCCCAGTTCGACACCTGGTTCGGGCTCAATGCCCGCGGCACCCTGTTCACCGTCCAGAAGGCCCTCCCGCTCTTCAACGACGGCGGCTCCATCCTCATGACCGGCTCCAACGCCTCCCTCGGCGCCTTCCCCGGCTGGAGCGTCTACGCCGGCAGCAAGGCCGTCCAGCAGGCATGGGCCCGAATCTGGCTCAACGAGCTCAAGGACCGCCGCATCCGCGTCAACGTCCTGACCCCCGGCCAGGTCGCCACCGCCAAGCAGGAAGAACTCTTCGACGAGGCCACCAGGCGCCAGTTCGAGTCACTCATCCCCCGCGGCCAGATGGGCCGCCCCGACGAAATCGCCACCGCCGCCCTCTTCCTCGCCTCCGACGACTCCAGCTACGTCAACGGCATGGAACTCGTCGCCGACGGCGGAACCACCGCCCTCTGAACCGAACAACCACATCCAGGACGGGACACCTCATGAGCAGCATCAGCATCATCGGCACCGGGAATATGGCTCGCACCCTCGGCGCGCGAGCGGTAGCGGGCGGCAACACCGTCGAGATCATGGGCCGCGATCAGTCCAAGGCCGCCGACCTGGCCAAGACTCTCGGCGGCGGCGCCACGACGGGAGAGTGGGCCACCGCCCCGGCCGGGGACGTCGTCATCGTGGCTCTGCTGTACGACGGTGTTGTGCCGGCAGTCGCCCAGTACGGAGACGCTCTCGCGGGCAAGGTCATCGTCGACATCAGCAACCCCTTCAATTCCACATTCGACGGGCTGGCCCACCGCGAGCAGACCTCGATCGCGCAGGAAGTCGCCAAGACGGCCCCGGCCAGCGCCAGCGTGGTGAAGGCGTTCAACACCGTCTTCCGCCATGTCCTGGAAAAGGGCCGGCCCGACGTCTTCCTCGCCGGCGACAATGCGCAGGCCAAGGCAAGTGTGGAGGCGTTCATCGAGAGCCTCGGGCTGC
This window harbors:
- a CDS encoding ABC transporter permease; amino-acid sequence: MTAVQTIGTGQPTEGAGPPGPSRGERISALAQQHGALVTLIVAVIAASLSFDTFLTTDNLGNMAVSSAFLAVVALGMTFVIITGGIDLSVGSLFALGGVLGAWGSRYGTLVALLLPLAVCGLIGLVNGLLIARARLAPFIVTLASLLAARGILLAITHEGATTYLVDDTSFFARLGQDKLLGVGVPVWITVVLFVLGAVVLRRTRFGQYVYAVGGNEDAAALMGAPVARTKTTVYALSGVCSGLAGALNAAWLVSGVTILGSGMELEAISAVVIGGTLLNGGFGFISGSLVGVLLLKVIQNVINQIGSLDSAYQQVVSGAFLAAVVIAQTWLGRRRRML
- a CDS encoding DMT family transporter, with amino-acid sequence MSALALSVLLSLVSAVAYAAGAIVQERVAAATPGSPYAPLRHGGWWAAMTLNGLGAGLHVVALAYGPLSLVQPLGALTIVFALPMAAVFVRRKAGAAAWRGAIMAAVGLAGLLALTGGADSGTLPGGERIVLALATFGGIAVLFLAALRVRKPVVRSIVLATGAGVAFGAASVFTKTVAVDLTSHAPTAEWASLLAIAGFAATGVLLSQASYRGAGLAAPLATVTVVNPVLAAAIGVTLFGEQFRFGVTGTVLALACGVVAAGGLILLTTERLSASRPGSGDGRGSQDRRTSAHVPPPGGPPGPAPRLVAARSRAKKDDQTATPPALR
- a CDS encoding transglycosylase family protein; this translates as MAASGRHRRYEPGRINRASLAVTAGGAGLALPLLTAGSAGAASGDVWDKVARCESTGDWQINTGNGYYGGLQFSRSTWQAYGGGVYAARADLATERQQIAVAEKVLRAQGPTAWPICSVRAGLSRDDAAPETIVRTGTGTRTGTGTRNSGSREAAPKPRTAKPEHTSVPTARPAVSTTPAAHHDAYTVVGGDSLSGIAEAEDVSGGWHQLYEQNRTVVGADPDLIRPGQRLRIGEQQKQKKDAAEHTAGPAKTGPAKTRPAKTRPAKTSPAKHHATAPAATSTALVAPVPGHHTTPYRASGGSWSSGHHTGIDFPVPTGTSVKAVAAGRVVAAGWGGAYGYQVVIRHANGRYTQYAHLSALTVRMGQNVQQGQRIARSGSTGNATGPHLHFEARTGPAYGSDIDPLAYLRAGGVAV
- a CDS encoding SAM-dependent methyltransferase encodes the protein MTAGSPKHQIDTSKPHPARVYDYLLGGKDHYLVDRELGEKLAGFIRVGAEENRAFMHRATAWAAHQGIDQYLDIGTGIPTEPNLHQIVQEVIPAARVVYADNDPIVLRHAEALLVSTPEGATHYIQADVREPDVILEHARRFLDFSRPVALSLIAIMHFILDEEEPYAIVRELVGHLPSGSCLILAQASLDSFPEAEEHVASTYSSHIPFQPRSRAEIVRFFDGLDPVEPGVVTAPEWFKGAPAPEFTPCPGYVGVGLVP
- the gndA gene encoding NADP-dependent phosphogluconate dehydrogenase; its protein translation is MSGTAQIGVTGLAVMGRNLARNFARNGFTVALHNRTAARTHELVEEFGEEGAFVPANSPEEFVAALERPRRLVVMVKAGDPTDAVIQEFAALLEEGDVIIDGGNAHFADTRRREKELRKRGIHFVGTGISGGEEGALNGPSIMPGGSKESYASLGPMLEKISAKAKDGAPCVTHIGPDGAGHFVKMTHNGVEYADMQLIGEAYQLLRDVAGYSAAQIADIFRTWNTGRLDSYLIEITAEVLSHVDAATGKPFVDVVLDQAEQKGTGRWTVQIALDLGVPVSAIAEAVFARSVSGHAAFREASHHLVGPTARKLGEAEATAFAAQVEQALYASKIVSYTQGFHEIAAGSEEYDWNIDLGKVAAIWRGGCIIRAAFLDRITSAYEAQPQLPSLLSDKSFADEIAAAQDDWRAVIATAVTQGVPTPAFAATLAYYDSLRAERLPAALTQGQRDYFGAHTYRRVDRDGVFHTLWSGDKSEVQS
- a CDS encoding aspartate/glutamate racemase family protein, whose product is MLTLLHTSPVHVPVFEALRDRDLPGLPMRHLVHENLLAGAREGGPESVGGEVRRVLAGAVASGAGAVLCTCSTIGGIAEAASAATGVPVLRVDRPMAAAAVAVGPRIAVVATVESTLAPTTALLHEADPDADVFPLLAEGAWERFEAGDRDGHLDLVARTADAVQDVDVIVLAQVSMADAVGRTSTAVPVLSSPLSGLRAAAGLV
- the panD gene encoding aspartate 1-decarboxylase, with translation MLRTMFKSKIHRATVTQADLHYVGSVTIDVALMEAADLLPGELVHIVDIDNGARLETYVIEGERGSGVIGINGAAAHLVHPGDLVILISYAQVDDAEARTLRPSVVHVDADNRIVALGADASAPVPGTDQVRPPHARSLAAGV
- a CDS encoding TetR/AcrR family transcriptional regulator; translation: MTELEKGPTGSRRGRGARERIISASQQLFREQGINRTGMNELCAAAEVSKRTAYQHFGGKDELVAEYLRRFDPSVLSGVFDRTDLTPRERLLAAFDTSPDTPLCPYIAAAVELHDPQHPASQCARDYKKAVAARLADTAREAGAADPEQLGEQLALLIDGAAARTRVLDADAFPTAAAIAAVLIDNALPAAAGHNRRREGVSS
- a CDS encoding SDR family NAD(P)-dependent oxidoreductase, whose translation is MGKLDGKVAVITGGTTGMALSGAKLFVAEGAHVFITGRRQDALDEAVKQIGRNVTGVQGDAADLDDLDRLYDTVKREKGSLDVLWASAGGGEPAPLGEITEAQFDTWFGLNARGTLFTVQKALPLFNDGGSILMTGSNASLGAFPGWSVYAGSKAVQQAWARIWLNELKDRRIRVNVLTPGQVATAKQEELFDEATRRQFESLIPRGQMGRPDEIATAALFLASDDSSYVNGMELVADGGTTAL
- a CDS encoding NADPH-dependent F420 reductase produces the protein MSSISIIGTGNMARTLGARAVAGGNTVEIMGRDQSKAADLAKTLGGGATTGEWATAPAGDVVIVALLYDGVVPAVAQYGDALAGKVIVDISNPFNSTFDGLAHREQTSIAQEVAKTAPASASVVKAFNTVFRHVLEKGRPDVFLAGDNAQAKASVEAFIESLGLRPLDVGGLTMAHWLEGAGVVTVGLANHGVGNLDFALSITELPV